From Rhodopseudomonas palustris, a single genomic window includes:
- the ftsE gene encoding cell division ATP-binding protein FtsE, which translates to MVRFENVGLRYGLGPEILRDLNFAIPAHSFQFLTGPSGAGKTSLLRLLFLSLRPTRGLVNLFGNDVSLLGKEEIAALRQRIGIVLQDFRLLDHMTTYENVALPFRVTGRDESSYRKEVIDLLKWVGLGDRMDALPPVLSGGEKQRAAIARAVIGRPHLLLADEPTGNVDPTLGRRLLRLFIELNKSGTAVVIATHDINLMDQYEARRLVLHQGRLHVYE; encoded by the coding sequence GTGGTCCGCTTCGAAAATGTCGGCCTGCGCTACGGGCTCGGTCCGGAGATCCTCCGCGACCTCAATTTTGCAATTCCGGCGCATTCGTTCCAGTTTCTCACCGGCCCGTCCGGCGCAGGCAAAACCTCGCTGCTCAGGCTGCTGTTCCTGTCGCTGCGGCCGACCCGCGGCCTGGTCAATCTGTTCGGCAACGACGTCTCGCTGCTCGGCAAAGAGGAGATCGCGGCGCTGCGGCAGCGCATCGGAATCGTGCTGCAGGACTTCCGCCTGCTCGACCACATGACCACCTATGAAAATGTGGCGCTGCCGTTCCGGGTCACCGGGCGCGACGAGTCGAGCTATCGCAAAGAGGTGATCGACCTACTAAAGTGGGTCGGGCTCGGCGACCGGATGGACGCGCTGCCGCCGGTGCTGTCGGGCGGCGAGAAGCAGCGCGCAGCGATCGCCCGGGCGGTGATCGGCCGGCCGCATTTGCTGCTCGCCGACGAGCCGACCGGCAATGTCGATCCGACGCTCGGACGCCGGCTGCTTCGGTTGTTCATCGAACTCAACAAATCCGGGACCGCGGTGGTGATCGCGACCCACGACATCAACCTGATGGATCAATACGAAGCGCGCCGGCTGGTGCTGCACCAGGGACGGCTGCACGTTTATGAATAG
- a CDS encoding MJ0042-type zinc finger domain-containing protein — MHIVCPHCTTSYAIDPAKLGDSGRTVRCSRCKEVWLARPEDVQSDVRVAAMTVEEQPAGSDLANDPGWGVTEDEQDTPVVESPPITADLPGQGDHDPFARALAAEPEPGEDVELPPRRKRKTSFGARRRRPSFKERLAALRQDPIKTVKSLLTAQMAVAVFGSVALGLLIWRAEIVRLMPQTAAFYRTIGFDVNLRGLAIRNVKLMRETVDAKPVLVIEGVVVGEVNRAVDLPRLRFSLRDGSGTEIYAWNAVLEQQVLRLGEAAWFRTRLASPPAEARAIDVRFFNRRDIAAGGA; from the coding sequence ATGCATATCGTCTGCCCGCATTGTACGACATCCTATGCGATCGATCCGGCCAAACTGGGAGATTCCGGCCGGACGGTGCGCTGTTCCCGCTGCAAGGAAGTCTGGCTCGCCCGGCCCGAAGACGTGCAGAGCGACGTCCGCGTCGCGGCGATGACGGTCGAGGAACAGCCGGCCGGTAGCGATCTCGCCAACGATCCAGGCTGGGGCGTCACCGAGGACGAACAGGACACGCCGGTCGTCGAGAGCCCGCCGATCACCGCCGACCTGCCGGGACAAGGCGACCACGATCCGTTCGCACGCGCGCTCGCGGCCGAACCCGAGCCCGGAGAAGATGTCGAACTGCCGCCACGGCGCAAGCGCAAGACTTCGTTCGGTGCCCGGCGGCGGCGGCCGAGCTTCAAGGAACGGCTGGCGGCGCTGCGCCAGGATCCGATCAAGACCGTCAAGTCGCTGCTGACCGCCCAAATGGCCGTCGCGGTGTTCGGCTCGGTGGCACTCGGCCTGCTGATCTGGCGTGCCGAGATCGTCCGGCTGATGCCGCAGACCGCCGCGTTCTACCGGACGATCGGATTTGACGTGAACCTGCGCGGGCTGGCGATCCGGAACGTCAAGCTCATGCGCGAGACCGTCGATGCGAAGCCGGTCCTGGTGATCGAGGGCGTCGTGGTCGGTGAAGTCAACCGAGCCGTGGACTTGCCGCGGCTGCGGTTTTCGCTACGCGACGGCAGCGGCACCGAGATCTACGCCTGGAACGCCGTGCTGGAACAGCAGGTGCTGCGGCTCGGGGAAGCCGCCTGGTTCCGGACGCGACTGGCCTCGCCTCCGGCGGAGGCGCGCGCGATCGACGTGCGCTTCTTCAACCGGCGCGACATTGCCGCCGGTGGTGCCTGA
- a CDS encoding response regulator has product MARILIADDEESMRLLVARAIGLDGHETVTAEDGSEALEILTSQNGKFDLLLTDIKMPIMDGIALALAVARDFPELTILLMTGFADQRERAFGLDAIVHDVVTKPFSVADIRTAVADALSAKKSSS; this is encoded by the coding sequence ATGGCGCGCATCCTGATCGCCGACGACGAAGAATCGATGCGCCTTCTGGTGGCGCGCGCCATCGGCCTGGACGGCCACGAGACCGTCACGGCCGAAGACGGCAGCGAAGCGTTGGAGATCCTCACCAGCCAGAACGGCAAGTTCGACCTGCTACTGACCGACATCAAGATGCCGATCATGGACGGCATCGCGCTGGCGCTGGCGGTCGCGCGCGACTTCCCCGAGCTGACGATCCTGTTGATGACCGGCTTCGCCGATCAGCGCGAACGCGCTTTCGGCCTCGACGCCATCGTCCACGACGTCGTCACCAAGCCGTTCTCGGTCGCCGACATCCGCACCGCCGTCGCGGACGCGCTGTCGGCGAAGAAGAGTAGTAGTTGA